DNA from Brassica napus cultivar Da-Ae chromosome C4, Da-Ae, whole genome shotgun sequence:
TTCTATGCTAAGGGACTTCACAGTGGGCACAAGAATCTCTTTCAAGCACTTCCGAGGTTGTTAACACTATGGTTTGACTTTGGTACTATCTATCAAATGAGTGGTTCAGCAGGAAATAAGGAAATGAAAAGTACTCATATGAAGGTAGTACTGACTGTGTACTCTCTATTTTATATAGCTCTTCGATATTTAATACTTCTCCTATTTCATAagttaacaatatttttgatTGTTCTGGCAGATAATGAGTTTAATGAGGGGCTGCTTAAAGGATCTGCCAACCTATCAATGGTTAACTGTGTTGCCTCAGTTGGTATCTAGAATCTGTCACCAGAACGGGGAAACAGTGCAAAtggttaaaaatataatcaccTCTGTTCTACACCAATTTCCTCAGCAAGGGCTCTGGATTATGGCTGCTGTTTCGAAATCAGCTGTTCCTGCTAGGAGGGAAGCAGCTGCAGAAATTCTACAAGGTGCACGGAAAGGTTTCAACCAAAGTGACAGAGGGCACAATATGTTCATTCAGTTTGCTAGCTTGACTGATCATTTCATTAAACTGTGCTTCCATGGGGGACAACCAAGATCCAAGATTATTAATATAGCGACTGAGTTCAGTGCCTTGAAAAGAATGATGCCGCTGGACATCATCATGCCAATTCAACAATCTCTTACAATTACCCTACCAGCATTCGATACGAAGAATAATGAACGACACTCTGCCAGTGTCTTTTCTGGTTCGGATCTACCAACTATATCTGGTATAACTGATGAAGCCGAGATACTTTCATCCCTTCAGCGCCCAAAGAAGGTATGCTTTTCCCTTTTTCACGGATTGAAAATGTGATTCTCTGGTTCCATGATTCTCTGCACTGCTCTCTGCTCGTCTCCTTTTATGTCTGCTAATAACATAAGATACATTTTTATCTTCGAGAATCAGTCCCAACAAATTGTATTTTGTATATTCAGATTATTCTGCTGGGAAATGATGGTATTGAGTATCCGTTCCTCTGCAAGCCCAAGGATGATCTAAGGAAAGATGCTCGGATGATGGAATTTACTGCGATGATAAACAGGTTACTATCCAAATATCCCGAGAGCAGGCGAAGGAAGCTATATATCCGCACATTTGCAGTAGTTCCGCTGACTGAGGACTGTGGTATGGTGGAGTGGGTTCCACATACACGTGGACTCCGCCATATTTTACAGGATATATACATGTCCTGTGGGAGGTTTGATCGGCAGAAAACAAATCCTcaaattaaaagaatatatgATCAGTGTGCTGCTAAAAAGGAGTGTGAGATGCTCAAGACCAAGATCCTCCCTATGTTCCCTCCACTTTTCCATAAATGGTTCTTGACAACGTTTTCTGAACCAGCTGCTTGGTTTAGGTCGCGTGTAGCTTATGCTCACACCACAGCAGTTTGGTCCATGGTTGGGCATGTTGTTGGACTTGGGGACCGTCATGGAGAAAATATACTCTTTGATTCTACTTCAGGTGACTGTGTTCATGTAGACTTCAGTTGCTTATTTGACAAAGGCCTGCAACTGGAGAAGCCTGAGTTGGTGCCATTCAGATTGACCCAGGCAAGCTCTCGTTTGTATGTGTGTTCTATTTTGATACTTTTGCCCCCTtggttatataataataatgacCATGTAAAATGTTGGTTTGCCAAACGACAGAACATGATAGATGGTTTGGGCATCACTGGATATGAGGGCATCTTCATGAAGGTATGTGAAATCACTCTCACAGTGTTGAGGACACATAGGGAGACACTGATGAGCATCCTGGAGACCTTCATCCACGATCCTCTTGTGGAGTGGACAAAATCACACAAATCAAGCGGTGTAGAAGTTCAGAACCCACATGCACAGGTTTGCATAATAGTCTGATGCTTCTCGTACATGTCATTCACTGCTATTCATACCTTTTGTCTTCTAATTGAACGTGTGATAAACTTGGCAATAACAGCGGGCCATAAGCAGCATTGAAGCCCGGCTGCGCGGGGTGGTTATTGGTGTTCCCCTACCAGTAGAAGGGCAAGCTCGCCGGTTAATTTCTGATGCAGTTTCACTTGAGAATCTTGGGAAGATGTATATCTGGTGGATGCCCTGGTTCTGATTTAAACCTATCAAATATTGCATGGTGCCACTTAATTTTAACATGGAAATAATAAATATCCTATGAAATGCCTTATTTGTGCCTCTTAATCACAGCACAGAACAATAGATTTAAGTTGATTGTTCATGAGTCGCCTATGGCAACATGGGTGGCTACAAATATTGCCAAAAGTAATTTATCTACATACAAATCTTACCCCGACGCTCCTTCTTTAGTCCCAAGCCAACCATCGATGAACTGGTCAAAGCATTTTCTTCGCTGGAGATGGTGCAATCGCCAGAGTTTCTTGCATGGTTCACCTGGATCAATGTCTCCTCTATGAGAGTTTGGGAGGCACATCGTCCGTGTCATCGGATCCTCCAATAAGCGCAATCCCATCTCCAATCATTGCAAATCGCTCATCTATTATCATTCTCTTCAAACAGATCAAAATCACTCTTCACATTAGTCTTCTTACTTCTTGTAGAtacaaaattgaaaatatatccCATCACACTCGAATAAAAAATACAACCTTGCGCAATCTTAATATCATCATTGGTtgtaaatatatagaaaatgaaatttCGATAACTGTCACTTGAAGCTTGATTTCTGACTTGATTCTCGTATGTCAAACCTTAGATATGTGTGCCTCATCCTGGAGACACTTGAATCAATCTACTAAACCAGAAGAAAAAACCAAGACCACTTGGTCTACTTGAGGCTTCCAGATCAGTTTTGTGCCACTGAAGTTGGAATTGACATAGCTTACTTTTCTATATTGGTTCTCCTGAttgaaaaaataacatttgtCAAATCATACACCCTTGCTTTTGATTAATATTTGTTATTTCTTCCAGGTTGTTTTTTCGAGTACATATATATACtgaaacatgattttttttgttttctgattatgatatttttatagAGTAATAagatgaacaaagaaaaaggtgttacaaaaaaaaaagatgaacaaagaaaaaaaatatattgagaaCAAAGAGAATAAATGTATTGGGAAAAAGAGTGATTAAACTGCTGAACACAATCGAGACTGATTTGCTGAACACAATCGAGACTGATTaagataattgtttttaaagcCTTCTCGTCAGACTGCATCATTGCCATTACTCTGCCACTTAAACCACTGCCGTTTTCACCCTGCCATAGCTTGCCATTTTGGGTGCATGCTTTGCTGCAAACCTTATGAGCATGCTACAGAACAAACTGGCGCCTTGAACCATGCTATATATATGTTCCAGGATCTGTTAACTAGTCTATACATGTTGTAGCTGTATTGATTATTACATGGCCATGGCCCATGGGAAGCGAAGGAAGAAGTAAATGCTAGTTTTGTTTCTTAACTGTGTTTAGTAGGAAAAGAACGATCACGAGAGTCGTTATTTTCCTTTTGTCTCagttttttaatctttaaaacttaGCTCTTTGATTTGGATGCACAAATAGAAACTTCAAGGAATCAATCAACCTGAGCTGTTGTTGTTTAGTTAGGGTGTTCTCTACAGAATACATATATAAACAGAGTGGGGGAAGACGTACATATACCAATGTCAAAGAAGTTCTACCCATAAGCATAGAGACACCACAAGAACTGAGACAATACTATGAATTCAAGCAAGAAACGGGACCACATCAATGTAGAGGCTGCTCTCTGAAAGCTGTGTGTTGGTGACCAATACAAGTAGGGGCCTAGCGTAAGAGTCTATGAAAGTCAGAGACCATCATTGCTTTATAAACTCCGATTTTCATTTGGATCATCTGAAAGAGAATCAAACCAAGAAACAAAAAGCTTTTGGCCATTTCTAACATTTCTAAAAGAAAAGAAGCTATTTTGATTTCCAAATTGTTATGTTTATTGGGAAAATGCTCATTTCATAAACTATTTTGGGATTCACTCAATACAACAAGCATCAATATATCTCTGAAATTTCTCAtccaacacaaaaaaaaaaaagaacttagaACAGATGATGAAATGTTTGCGGAGAGCAAATTCATCCGACGATCTTTCTCTGCCTGAGGAATCTAGCGATCGGAGGAGTCAACGCCATGGTGATCGGCACCCTTATCGGAAACAGGGCCTTATTGCACAGAACCGCCAAAGCTAGGGCTCCGCCTGCTGATTTCGCCAGCTGACGGCTCTGTTCCTCCGCCGAAGCTTTCTCATCGGACGAGAACCAAGGGATTTGGTACTTGTCCAGGAGCGACTCCACATCCACGTTGTTCTTGATGGCGATGTAGAATCCGCTGATCGAGACGCCGGAGACGGAGAAATGGACCCCCAGCGCTACTTTCCCGTACTTCTTCACTATCTCCTTGAGCCGACTCGCCATCGATGATCACCGAGAGAACTAAACCGAGCAGCAAGTcttcgatttagggtttatctCTCAAACCCCCTCCCCTCCTCCTGTGGGCCATTTTGGTCTAATCTCTTTGGTTTGTTGTCACTTCTTTTGGCCCATTTCAAAGCccgtttataattttaaaaaatactaatataagAAATGTGTTATGAAATATTTTATGGATGTCCATGTAAGCCCATAAGTCCATGTTCTAGAGGTTTTAAACTCTAGTATTGTATTCCTATACAGtagaatttctataaattaataatgttgggattttgaaattttattaatttatagagatattaatttacaaaagtttttttatttagattttttattttaagatatatttattataagataagaaaaatatttgattttagcttatagacattaatttttattttttgaaatttgacatttatattattttg
Protein-coding regions in this window:
- the BNAC04G33810D gene encoding uncharacterized protein BNAC04G33810D; translation: MASRLKEIVKKYGKVALGVHFSVSGVSISGFYIAIKNNVDVESLLDKYQIPWFSSDEKASAEEQSRQLAKSAGGALALAVLCNKALFPIRVPITMALTPPIARFLRQRKIVG